The stretch of DNA CGTGGTATATGGCGTTCTCCACCAGGGGCTGGAGGATGATCTTAACGATCTTAAAATGCCTGATATCATTATCTACTTCAATGCGGTAATCCAGGCGATCCTTGTACCGTATCTTCTGAATGGTCAGGTAATTCTTAACATGCTCAATCTCGGAGGCAACGTCGATGATCTCCTTTCCCTTGCTGATGGACAGGCGGAACAGCCGGGCCAGGGCGGAGCTCATGGCGATCACCTCCTGTTCCTTGCCCCCCTCGGCCATCCATATCACCGAATCCAGGGTATTGTAGAGGAAGTGCGGGTTGATCTGCATCTGTAACGCGTTAAGCTCGCTCTTCCGTTTTTGTTCCTGTTCCTGGGTAACCCGGTTGAGGAGTTTTTTTATCTCCCCGACCATGATGTTAAAATTCTTCCCCAGTTCCCCAATCTCATTGGAGGACCGGATATCCGCAACCACATCGAAGTTACCCTTCTCCACATCCTGCATAGATTGGCGCAGCTCCTTGATAGGCCGGGAAATACGCCAGGTAAGGATGATGGAAATCCCCATGGCGATCATGAGAAACAGGAGACCCCAAAGGGCGTAGCTCCGCCGTATGGCATCCCGGTTCTCCAGAAATTCGCTCCGGTAATTAACCCCCACCACTTTCCATCCCGTGGCATACATGGGCTCCACGGTGTAAAATTTCCCCCGGTCCTCATCGTCCCCGGGAAAATAGTTTTCCTGTTCATCCAGGACCCGGCGTATGTTTTCGGTCTTAAGTCCCCCGAAGAGAAGCTGCTGCTGCGGGTGGTACACAATATCCCCGTTCCGGTCCACGATGAAGATATACCCCCGCTGTCCCAGCTGAACCGAACCGCAGATCCGTTCTATGATCCGGTAGTTCAGATCCACCAGCAGTATCCCCCGGCCCCCTCCGTTTTCCTGATCGATTATTTCCCGGGAAAGGGATATGACCCACTGGTACTGATCCTCAATGATATTCTGCACATGGGAGGAGGAAATCACCGAGTCCCCGTGGGCATGTACGGCGGCGGTATACCATGCCTGTTTCGCCGGTTCCGTAAAGGGGTTGAGCCGGTGGTCCTGGTCCGGGGTGATAAAGTCCCCCTGGTAGGAAAACATCCCGATAAGGGAAATATCACTGCGGGTATTGGCCATCACCCGCAGCACCGCCCGGGCTGCCTCTTCGGTTTCCCGGCGGGTTTCACCGGAGCGCAGATATTCCTGCACGCTGGGATCGGCTTGGACTATGGCGGACACCGAATCCATATAGTCAATGTAGAATTCGATATTATTCGTAATCTGATGAACCAGCTGCTGGGTATATTGCCGGGAGGCCAGCCGGGAGCTTTCCTCGGTTACCCCGAAGGCGATAAAGATGGCTCCCACGACAAGGATAATCGAGAGGGCGGTAAAGGCGATTGCCAGGGTCAGCTGTATGCTGTGAAACCGTTTAGGCCGGACTTTCATGGCGGTTCCTGTTCCGGTACTCCGTGGCGGTAAGCCCCGAGTATTTGCGGAAGCTCAGGGAAAAATAATGGGCGTCCCGGTAGCCGATCTTTTCGGCGATCTCGTAGGTCATAAGGTCGGTGGTCCGCAGCATTTCCATGGCCCTGTTCAGCCTGATGTCCGTTAATTCTTCCACAAAAGTTTTATCGTGGTATTTCTTCAGGATTGCACTGAAGTAGCTCATACTGATATCCAGCTTTTT from Treponema primitia ZAS-1 encodes:
- a CDS encoding cache domain-containing sensor histidine kinase; the encoded protein is MKVRPKRFHSIQLTLAIAFTALSIILVVGAIFIAFGVTEESSRLASRQYTQQLVHQITNNIEFYIDYMDSVSAIVQADPSVQEYLRSGETRRETEEAARAVLRVMANTRSDISLIGMFSYQGDFITPDQDHRLNPFTEPAKQAWYTAAVHAHGDSVISSSHVQNIIEDQYQWVISLSREIIDQENGGGRGILLVDLNYRIIERICGSVQLGQRGYIFIVDRNGDIVYHPQQQLLFGGLKTENIRRVLDEQENYFPGDDEDRGKFYTVEPMYATGWKVVGVNYRSEFLENRDAIRRSYALWGLLFLMIAMGISIILTWRISRPIKELRQSMQDVEKGNFDVVADIRSSNEIGELGKNFNIMVGEIKKLLNRVTQEQEQKRKSELNALQMQINPHFLYNTLDSVIWMAEGGKEQEVIAMSSALARLFRLSISKGKEIIDVASEIEHVKNYLTIQKIRYKDRLDYRIEVDNDIRHFKIVKIILQPLVENAIYHGIKNNSAAGTVLITGRRTEKGMDLVVRDDGVGMDRDTLERVRAHLAQGNAADPPGPGRGSGVGVRNVDERIKLYFGAEYGLEFESREDEGTTVFIHLPAIEKDGEP